A window of Streptomyces profundus genomic DNA:
AGTTCATCGTCGGCGCCTGCCCGGTGGACCGGGACACCCGCACCGAGACCATGGCGGACTGCGTGGACAACCCGCACTACGAGCCCTGGCGCACCGGGCTCGCCGCGTAGCCTCAGGCCACCCGGGGCGCCGCGGCGCTGGGCGCCGGCGCGAAGCGGAACTCGCGGCGCAGCGCCCAGACGCCGCCGGCGTCCTGCTCGTACAGCGCGAAGCCGGTGACCTGCCAGGCCGCCTCGTAGCCGGCCAGCTCGGCGTGGGCACGGTCCATCGCCTCCTCGGCGATGCCGTGCGCCACCGTCACATGCGGGTGGTAGGGAAACCGCAGCTCCGTGGCGAGCGGGCCCGAGGCATCCCGCACCCGCTCCTGGAGCCAGCCGCAGGCCGAACCGCCCTCCACCACCCGGACGAAGACCACGGGCGACAGCGGCCGGAAGGTGCCGGTGCCGGAGAGCCGCATGGGGAACGGGCGCCCGGCCGCCGCGATCGCCGCCAGATGCACCTCGATCGCCGGCCGGTCGGCGGCCACCACCTCCGTGGGCGGCAGCAGCGTCACATGGGTCGGGATGCCGGCGGCGGCGGCATCGCCGAAGCCGAGACGGGAGCGCTGCAACCGGCTCCCGTGCGGCTCCGGGACCGCGATGGACACGCCGAGCGTGACGGTCCCCACCATCCGACTCCCTCCACTTCGCGGGTTTCTGCGGGTTGTCGCGGGTGCCCGCGGGTCTCCCGCCGCACCGAACGTCCCCCCGTAGTGTGCCGCCGGCGCCGGCGCGGCGACACGGGCCCTCCGTATCCCCCAGCTGTCGGACGGACGTCAGCTCGGCGGCACGGGCGGCAGGAAACCGACCGCGTCGTACACCCGCGCCAGCGTGGGGGCCGCGACCGCGCGCGCCTTCTCCGCGCCCCTGGCCAGCTGCCGGTCCAGCTCAGCGGGATCGTCGAGGAACTCCCGGGTGCGCGCCTGGAGCGGGGCGACCCAGTCGGCGAACACCTCCGCCAGCTCCGTCTTCAGCGGGCCGTAGAGCTGGCCGCTGAACTTCTCCTCCAGCTCCTCGACCGTGCTTCCGGTGAGGGCGGCGTAGATGGTGAGCAGATTGCTGAGCCCCGGCTTCTCCACCGGGTCGTAGCGGATCTCGGTGCCGGTGTCGGTGACCGCGCCGCGGAACTTCTTCGCCGACGTCTTCGGGGGGTCGAGCAGCCAGACGATGCCCTTGGCCGACGAGCCGGACTTGCTCATCTTGCTGGCCGGGTCCTGGAGATCCTGGATCTTGGCGGCGCCCTTGAGGATGTAGGCGGACGGCAGCCGGAACAGCTCGCCGAACCTGCCGTTGAAGCGCGCCCCGACGTCCCTCGTCAGCTCCACGTGCTGGCGCTGGTCCTCGCCGACGGGCACCTGATCCGTCTGGTAGAGCAGGATGTCGGCGGCCTGGAGCACCGGGTAGGTGAAGAGCCCGACCGTGGTGCCCTCGGCGCCCTGCTTGGCCGACTTGTCCTTGAACTGCGTCATCCGGGACGCCTCACCGAAGCCCGTCAGGCAGTTGAGCACCCAGGCCAACTGCGTGTGCTCGGGCACATGGCTCTGCACGAAGAGCGTGCAGCGCTCCGGGTCGAGCCCCGCGCCCAGCACCTGCGCCGCGGCCAGCCTGGTCGCCTCACGCAGCGCGGCCGGGTCCTGTGGAACGGTGATGGCGTGCAGATCCACGATCGAGTAGAAGGCGTCGTGGGTGTCCTGGAACGGGAGCCACTGCCGCACGGCACCCAGGTAGTTACCCAGGTGGAAGGAGCCCGCGGTGGGCTGGATACCGGAGAAGACACGAGGGCGATCAGTGGCCATGACAGCCATTGTCTCAGGTCCACCAAGCGGGTTACGCGGGCCCGCCCGGCTCCCCGAAGCACCGGTTTTCGGACACCTGGCGCGCAGATTCTTCCCATAGCGGACGGCGACCGCTACAAGGGAGGGCACAGGCCAACCAGCCAGAGATCGGATACCACCATGACCGTGCAGGAGCCCCCGGAGACCCCGGACAGCCCGGCCGCCGCCCTGATCGCAGCGGCGGAGACGCACAGCGCGCACAACTACCACCCCCTGCCGGTCGTCATCGCCTCGGCGCGCGGCAGCTG
This region includes:
- the trpS gene encoding tryptophan--tRNA ligase, which gives rise to MATDRPRVFSGIQPTAGSFHLGNYLGAVRQWLPFQDTHDAFYSIVDLHAITVPQDPAALREATRLAAAQVLGAGLDPERCTLFVQSHVPEHTQLAWVLNCLTGFGEASRMTQFKDKSAKQGAEGTTVGLFTYPVLQAADILLYQTDQVPVGEDQRQHVELTRDVGARFNGRFGELFRLPSAYILKGAAKIQDLQDPASKMSKSGSSAKGIVWLLDPPKTSAKKFRGAVTDTGTEIRYDPVEKPGLSNLLTIYAALTGSTVEELEEKFSGQLYGPLKTELAEVFADWVAPLQARTREFLDDPAELDRQLARGAEKARAVAAPTLARVYDAVGFLPPVPPS
- a CDS encoding 2'-5' RNA ligase family protein; translation: MGTVTLGVSIAVPEPHGSRLQRSRLGFGDAAAAGIPTHVTLLPPTEVVAADRPAIEVHLAAIAAAGRPFPMRLSGTGTFRPLSPVVFVRVVEGGSACGWLQERVRDASGPLATELRFPYHPHVTVAHGIAEEAMDRAHAELAGYEAAWQVTGFALYEQDAGGVWALRREFRFAPAPSAAAPRVA